One Coffea arabica cultivar ET-39 chromosome 5c, Coffea Arabica ET-39 HiFi, whole genome shotgun sequence DNA window includes the following coding sequences:
- the LOC113690437 gene encoding RNA exonuclease 4-like yields the protein MVVTNANFPTGAGLRVRTGKSSSQATSLNRCVEINVPGKLLEKITKKRKMKGKLRSPKPKEHQLNPNWELLRQKLIKSNGPKKQSTRSQQQKSEPESQNSILGKRKERPVTETDGSKPNPLIPSSSDSSVTDVLAMDCEMVGVSSMGNKSALGRITLVNKWGNVIYDEYVRPVEKVVDFRTKISGIRPRDLRKAKDFISVQRKVAELLKGRILVGHALHNDLKALLLSHPKKDIRDTSEYQHFLKEGRSRALRYLAADYLGVEIQNGEHCPVEDARAAMLLYQKHRKQWERSIKDFIRLKKKQKKRKQKCKTNEGDSDV from the exons ATGGTGGTGACAAATGCTAACTTCCCAACCGGGGCCGGATTACGAGTGAGAACTGGAAAGTCATCATCCCAAGCGACGTCGCTTAACCGGTGCGTTGAAATAAATGTGCCTGGGAAGTTGTTGGAAAAAATAACGAAGAAGAGAAAGATGAAGGGGAAGCTGCGAAGCCCTAAGCCTAAGGAGCATCAGCTCAACCCCAACTGGGAGCTGCTCCGTCAA AAGCTGATAAAGAGCAATGGCCCAAAGAAACAGTCCACCAGAAGCCAACAACAGAAATCAGAACCAGAATCCCAGAATTCCATTTTAG GGAAGCGTAAAGAGAGGCCAGTGACTGAGACTGATGGTTCTAAGCCTAACCCATTGATCCCAAGCTCCTCTGATTCCAG CGTCACAGATGTTTTAGCCATGGATTGCGAAATGGTCGGCGTCAGTTCTATGGGAAACAAAAGTGCTCTTGGACGAATTACACTG GTAAACAAATGGGGCAATGTTATATATGATGAATATGTCCGTCCAGTAGAAAAGGTTGTTGACTTCCGTACAAAAATTAGCGGAATTCGACCTCGTGATCTGAGGAAAG CAAAGGACTTTATTTCAGTTCAGAGGAAAGTGGCGGAGTTGCTCAAGGGAAGGATTCTTGTTGGCCATGCCTTGCACAATGATCTTAAG GCATTGCTTTTAAGTCATCCGAAGAAAGATATACGAGATACATCAGAGTATCAACACTTTTTAAA AGAAGGGCGTAGCCGGGCACTTCGTTATCTTGCAGCTGACTATCTCGGGGTGGAAATTCAAAATGGGGAGCATTGTCCG GTAGAGGATGCCAGGGCTGCAATGCTCCTTTACCAGAAGCACAGGAAACAATGGGAAAGGAGCATTAAAGATTTCATTAGGCTCAAGAAAAAgcagaagaaaaggaaacagaAATGTAAGACGAACGAAGGTGATTCAGATGTGTAG
- the LOC113688906 gene encoding uncharacterized protein isoform X2, with amino-acid sequence MGRPPSNGGPSFRFNPAEVAEMEAILQAHNNTAVPSREILLALAEKFSNSPERSGKVVVQMKQVWNWFQNRRYALRAKATKVPAKVGPSPVPRDDLAAARNVPQAPQHISVPPAIVRNVPQVSQPVSAPSVQSAGKNGSDNSQMEFEAKSARDGAWYDVATFISHRSVETSDPEVLVRFAGFGPEEDEWVNVRKHVRQRSLPCESSECVAVLPGDLILCFQEGKEQALYFDAHVLDAQRRRHDVRGCRCRFLVRYDHDQTEEIVPLRKVCRRPETDYRLQQLHAESANWNQNKAGSEPHTGNTLKVSLPAEATQKQHKAEAPAEVKEQQHNTEGRANTGPAATPISVDNLSTITAAVSRAHANITSAAVFAPVAHVTAPVVTTTAPIAQSNVPGATMPVANNTSPVSHSSVSKATVSTDNATAPVTYSNVSGASVSTTTPVANSSVSGYSSSGMSTTVPVDNSDDSRATISTAAPVATSHVSGATSSVVTTTTLGDNSNVFGANTMDSATNSNDTVDANPVTSTTSPIADSNFSGAPGVAPIGHSSVLPDTEPKGLPENVSGAGASNSVENTSTPLATIAVTRSTTDTATTGAVEGSSDENTLQG; translated from the exons ATGGGAAGACCACCCAGCAATGGCGGCCCTTCCTTCCGCTTCAACCCTGCTGAG GTTGCGGAAATGGAAGCTATCTTGCAAGCACATAATAATACTGCTGTACCGTCACGTGAAATTCTACTTGCTCTTGCTGAGAAGTTCAG CAATTCACCTGAAAGATCTGGGAAAGTAGTAGTTCAAATGAAACAG GTGTGGAATTGGTTCCAAAACAGGAGATATGCTCTTAGAGCCAAAGCAACTAAGGTTCCAGCAAAGGTGGGTCCATCACCTGTGCCTCGTGATGATTTGGCTGCTGCCAGAAATGTACCTCAAGCCCCTCAACATATTTCTGTTCCTCCTG CTATTGTCAGGAATGTGCCCCAAGTTTCACAACCTGTATCTGCTCCTTCAG TTCAAAGTGCTGGCAAAAATGGTTCAGATAACTCACAGATGGAGTTTGAAGCGAAATCTGCAAGAGATGGTGCTTG GTATGATGTGGCAACCTTCATATCACATAGATCGGTGGAGACTAGTGATCCG GAAGTTCTGGTTCGCTTTGCTGGTTTTGGACCGGAGGAGGATGAGTGGGTCAATGTTCGCAAACATGTGAGGCAACGTTCTCTCCCATGTGAATCCTCTGAATGTGTAGCAGTGCTTCCTGGAGATTTGATACTCTGCTTTCAG GAAGGTAAAGAACAGGCTCTCTACTTTGATGCGCATGTTCTTGATGCACAACGGCGGAGGCATGATGTAAGAGGTTGCCGCTGTAGATTTCTGGTGCGTTATGATCATGATCAGACTGAG GAAATTGTTCCATTGAGAAAGGTTTGTCGTCGGCCAGAAACTGATTACAGGTTGCAGCAACTTCATGCTGAATCTGCAAATTGGAACCAAAATAAAGCAGGGAGCGAACCTCATACAGGCAACACTTTGAAGGTCTCTCTTCCAGCTGAGGCAACACAGAAGCAGCACAAGGCAGAGGCTCCAGCTGAAGTAAAAGAACAGCAGCATAACACTGAGGGGCGTGCTAATACTGGACCTGCAGCGACACCCATTTCTGTGGACAATTTATCCACAATAACAGCTGCAGTGTCTCGTGCTCATGCCAATATAACTTCAGCTGCTGTTTTTGCTCCTGTTGCTCATGTTACTGCTCCTGTTGTCACAACCACTGCTCCAATTGCTCAGTCCAATGTTCCAGGGGCCACTATGCCTGTAGCCAATAACACAAGTCCAGTTTCTCATTCCAGTGTGTCTAAGGCCACTGTTTCAACTGACAATGCTACAGCTCCTGTTACTTATTCCAATGTCTCTGGAGCCTCTGTTTCCACCACAACTCCAGTTGCAAATTCTTCTGTTTCTGGATACTCTTCTTCAGGAATGAGTACCACTGTTCCAGTTGACAATTCTGATGACTCTAGAGCCACTATTTCTACCGCAGCTCCAGTTGCAACTTCCCATGTCTCTGGAGCCACTTCTTCTGTAGTGACTACCACAACTCTGGGGGATAACAGTAATGTCTTTGGAGCCAATACCATGGATTCAGCTACAAACTCCAATGACACTGTAGATGCTAATCCTGTAACCTCTACCACTTCCCCTATTGCAGATTCTAACTTCTCTGGAGCTCCAGGTGTGGCTCCTATTGGTCATTCAAGTGTTCTTCCAGATACTGAGCCTAAAGGCTTACCAGAGAATGTTTCTGGGGCTGGTGCAAGTAACAGTGTAGAAAATACAAGCACCCCACTAGCTACTATTGCTGTGACAAGAAGCACAACTGACACTGCCACAACAGGTGCGGTTGAAGGGAGCTCTGATGAAAACACTCTGCAAGGGTAG
- the LOC113688906 gene encoding uncharacterized protein isoform X1: MGRPPSNGGPSFRFNPAEVAEMEAILQAHNNTAVPSREILLALAEKFSNSPERSGKVVVQMKQVWNWFQNRRYALRAKATKVPAKVGPSPVPRDDLAAARNVPQAPQHISVPPAIVRNVPQVSQPVSAPSVQSAGKNGSDNSQMEFEAKSARDGAWYDVATFISHRSVETSDPEVLVRFAGFGPEEDEWVNVRKHVRQRSLPCESSECVAVLPGDLILCFQEGKEQALYFDAHVLDAQRRRHDVRGCRCRFLVRYDHDQTEQEIVPLRKVCRRPETDYRLQQLHAESANWNQNKAGSEPHTGNTLKVSLPAEATQKQHKAEAPAEVKEQQHNTEGRANTGPAATPISVDNLSTITAAVSRAHANITSAAVFAPVAHVTAPVVTTTAPIAQSNVPGATMPVANNTSPVSHSSVSKATVSTDNATAPVTYSNVSGASVSTTTPVANSSVSGYSSSGMSTTVPVDNSDDSRATISTAAPVATSHVSGATSSVVTTTTLGDNSNVFGANTMDSATNSNDTVDANPVTSTTSPIADSNFSGAPGVAPIGHSSVLPDTEPKGLPENVSGAGASNSVENTSTPLATIAVTRSTTDTATTGAVEGSSDENTLQG, encoded by the exons ATGGGAAGACCACCCAGCAATGGCGGCCCTTCCTTCCGCTTCAACCCTGCTGAG GTTGCGGAAATGGAAGCTATCTTGCAAGCACATAATAATACTGCTGTACCGTCACGTGAAATTCTACTTGCTCTTGCTGAGAAGTTCAG CAATTCACCTGAAAGATCTGGGAAAGTAGTAGTTCAAATGAAACAG GTGTGGAATTGGTTCCAAAACAGGAGATATGCTCTTAGAGCCAAAGCAACTAAGGTTCCAGCAAAGGTGGGTCCATCACCTGTGCCTCGTGATGATTTGGCTGCTGCCAGAAATGTACCTCAAGCCCCTCAACATATTTCTGTTCCTCCTG CTATTGTCAGGAATGTGCCCCAAGTTTCACAACCTGTATCTGCTCCTTCAG TTCAAAGTGCTGGCAAAAATGGTTCAGATAACTCACAGATGGAGTTTGAAGCGAAATCTGCAAGAGATGGTGCTTG GTATGATGTGGCAACCTTCATATCACATAGATCGGTGGAGACTAGTGATCCG GAAGTTCTGGTTCGCTTTGCTGGTTTTGGACCGGAGGAGGATGAGTGGGTCAATGTTCGCAAACATGTGAGGCAACGTTCTCTCCCATGTGAATCCTCTGAATGTGTAGCAGTGCTTCCTGGAGATTTGATACTCTGCTTTCAG GAAGGTAAAGAACAGGCTCTCTACTTTGATGCGCATGTTCTTGATGCACAACGGCGGAGGCATGATGTAAGAGGTTGCCGCTGTAGATTTCTGGTGCGTTATGATCATGATCAGACTGAG CAGGAAATTGTTCCATTGAGAAAGGTTTGTCGTCGGCCAGAAACTGATTACAGGTTGCAGCAACTTCATGCTGAATCTGCAAATTGGAACCAAAATAAAGCAGGGAGCGAACCTCATACAGGCAACACTTTGAAGGTCTCTCTTCCAGCTGAGGCAACACAGAAGCAGCACAAGGCAGAGGCTCCAGCTGAAGTAAAAGAACAGCAGCATAACACTGAGGGGCGTGCTAATACTGGACCTGCAGCGACACCCATTTCTGTGGACAATTTATCCACAATAACAGCTGCAGTGTCTCGTGCTCATGCCAATATAACTTCAGCTGCTGTTTTTGCTCCTGTTGCTCATGTTACTGCTCCTGTTGTCACAACCACTGCTCCAATTGCTCAGTCCAATGTTCCAGGGGCCACTATGCCTGTAGCCAATAACACAAGTCCAGTTTCTCATTCCAGTGTGTCTAAGGCCACTGTTTCAACTGACAATGCTACAGCTCCTGTTACTTATTCCAATGTCTCTGGAGCCTCTGTTTCCACCACAACTCCAGTTGCAAATTCTTCTGTTTCTGGATACTCTTCTTCAGGAATGAGTACCACTGTTCCAGTTGACAATTCTGATGACTCTAGAGCCACTATTTCTACCGCAGCTCCAGTTGCAACTTCCCATGTCTCTGGAGCCACTTCTTCTGTAGTGACTACCACAACTCTGGGGGATAACAGTAATGTCTTTGGAGCCAATACCATGGATTCAGCTACAAACTCCAATGACACTGTAGATGCTAATCCTGTAACCTCTACCACTTCCCCTATTGCAGATTCTAACTTCTCTGGAGCTCCAGGTGTGGCTCCTATTGGTCATTCAAGTGTTCTTCCAGATACTGAGCCTAAAGGCTTACCAGAGAATGTTTCTGGGGCTGGTGCAAGTAACAGTGTAGAAAATACAAGCACCCCACTAGCTACTATTGCTGTGACAAGAAGCACAACTGACACTGCCACAACAGGTGCGGTTGAAGGGAGCTCTGATGAAAACACTCTGCAAGGGTAG
- the LOC113690438 gene encoding transcription elongation factor 1 homolog, which produces MGKRKSRAKPPPKKRMDKLDTVFSCPFCNHGTSVECRIDMKNLIGEAVCRICQESFSTSVTALIEPIDIYSEWIDECERVNNLEDEGA; this is translated from the exons ATGGGTAAGAGGAAGTCAAGGGCAAAGCCACCACCAAAGAAGAGAATGGACAAGCTTGATACTGTTTTCAGTTGTCCATTCTGCAACCATGGCACAAGTGTGGAGTGCCGAAT TGACATGAAGAACTTGATTGGCGAGGCTGTATGCAGGATTTGCCAAGAGAGCTTCAGCACCAGTGTGACAGCATTAATCGAGCCTATAGATATTTACAGTGAATGGATTGATGAATGTGAGCGGGTCAATAACCTTGAAGATGAAGGTGCCTAG